In one Brevibacillus composti genomic region, the following are encoded:
- a CDS encoding ABC transporter substrate-binding protein: MFQRTYKHTRGKMFFSLIMALLLIVTGCGGQQAEQKPAEQKPAEQKPAEQPAGNAAGGASESYVVKHAMGETEIKGTPQRVVMLTAQGVETLVKLGVKPVGAVGSFTDPTQFYEPVKPFLEGTQLVGSESQPNLEAIMALKPDLILGMKFRHEKIYEQLKAIAPTVFVEEPRGDWKENFMLYAEAVNKKAEGEQVIADWNKRVEDFKVKAGDKLNTQVSIVRFMPGRVRIYYKDTFLGTILKDLGVARPAAQDKDEFAAEVTKERIPEMDGDIMFYFSYETGDGQASKLEQEWTNDSLWKNLNVVKNNKAFKVDDVVWNTSGGVICANLVLDELEKYIIGQ; the protein is encoded by the coding sequence ATGTTTCAACGTACATACAAACATACGCGGGGGAAGATGTTCTTTTCGCTGATCATGGCCCTCCTCTTGATCGTCACCGGCTGCGGCGGTCAACAGGCCGAGCAAAAGCCGGCTGAACAAAAGCCGGCTGAACAAAAGCCAGCTGAACAGCCGGCAGGCAATGCTGCGGGCGGCGCTTCCGAGTCTTATGTAGTCAAGCACGCGATGGGCGAGACCGAAATCAAGGGCACGCCGCAGCGTGTCGTGATGCTGACAGCGCAAGGAGTCGAGACACTGGTGAAACTGGGCGTAAAACCGGTCGGAGCCGTCGGTTCCTTTACCGATCCGACACAGTTCTACGAGCCAGTCAAACCGTTCCTCGAAGGTACTCAACTGGTGGGCTCCGAGTCCCAGCCTAACCTGGAAGCGATCATGGCTTTGAAACCGGACCTGATCCTGGGGATGAAATTCCGTCACGAGAAAATCTACGAACAGCTGAAGGCGATCGCCCCTACCGTATTCGTGGAAGAGCCGCGTGGTGACTGGAAAGAAAACTTTATGCTCTATGCCGAAGCGGTCAACAAAAAAGCGGAAGGCGAGCAGGTCATTGCCGATTGGAACAAGCGCGTCGAAGACTTCAAAGTAAAAGCAGGCGACAAGCTGAACACACAAGTATCGATCGTACGCTTTATGCCGGGACGTGTGCGCATTTACTACAAAGACACCTTCCTGGGCACGATTTTGAAAGACCTGGGCGTCGCTCGTCCGGCTGCGCAGGATAAAGATGAATTTGCCGCTGAGGTCACCAAAGAGCGCATTCCGGAAATGGACGGCGACATCATGTTCTACTTCTCCTACGAGACCGGCGACGGACAAGCGAGCAAGCTGGAACAGGAATGGACCAACGACTCTCTGTGGAAAAACCTGAATGTCGTGAAAAACAACAAGGCCTTTAAAGTGGATGACGTCGTATGGAATACCTCGGGCGGGGTCATCTGCGCCAACCTGGTGCTGGATGAGCTGGAGAAATACATTATCGGCCAGTAA
- a CDS encoding FecCD family ABC transporter permease: protein MKAILSATSAKWLGVALFLLLLAYLGFASLVFGIVETSWHTVIDAYTQFDGSNEHIIIKEVRVPRVLNALAVGICLGIAGTLLQSLTRNPIADVELFGLNAGAAFFVVVAITFFGISSLTQFTWIAFLGSAVSGAIVYLLGSLGRDGMTPVKLTLAGAAITALAASARHGMMVLNEKSVDEVLFWLSGSVGGRKLEFLESVFPYMLFAWVLAFLLVRPIQTLLMGDDVAKGLGQRTVLVKLAAGAAIVLLSGSSVAVAGPIGFVGLVTPHLARFLVGIETRWVMLYSGLLGAALLLAADIAARFIAKPAEVPIGVMTALIGIPFFIYVARKGLDKG from the coding sequence ATGAAAGCTATCCTATCGGCTACTTCCGCCAAATGGCTTGGCGTTGCCCTCTTCCTCCTGCTGCTGGCGTATCTAGGGTTCGCCAGCCTGGTCTTCGGGATCGTGGAAACGAGCTGGCATACCGTCATCGACGCTTATACCCAATTTGACGGCTCCAATGAACATATCATTATTAAGGAAGTGCGTGTCCCTCGCGTGCTGAATGCGCTGGCCGTCGGCATCTGCCTCGGGATCGCCGGGACGCTCCTGCAATCCCTGACCCGCAATCCCATCGCCGATGTCGAGCTGTTCGGGCTGAATGCCGGGGCTGCCTTCTTCGTCGTCGTCGCGATTACCTTTTTCGGCATCAGCTCCCTGACGCAGTTTACCTGGATCGCCTTTCTCGGCTCCGCCGTGAGCGGTGCGATCGTCTACCTCTTGGGCTCGCTGGGACGAGACGGAATGACCCCCGTCAAGCTCACTTTGGCCGGGGCCGCCATCACTGCGTTGGCCGCTTCCGCCCGTCACGGGATGATGGTGCTGAACGAAAAATCGGTTGACGAGGTGCTGTTCTGGCTGTCCGGTTCCGTCGGCGGCCGGAAGCTGGAGTTTTTGGAATCGGTCTTTCCCTACATGCTGTTCGCCTGGGTACTGGCCTTTTTGCTGGTGCGGCCGATTCAAACCCTGCTGATGGGCGATGACGTGGCCAAAGGTCTCGGTCAGCGCACCGTCCTGGTCAAACTGGCGGCTGGTGCAGCCATCGTGCTGCTCTCCGGCAGCTCCGTAGCCGTCGCCGGACCGATCGGCTTCGTCGGGCTGGTCACGCCCCATCTCGCCCGTTTTCTCGTCGGGATCGAGACGCGCTGGGTGATGCTCTACAGCGGCCTTTTGGGGGCAGCCCTTCTGCTCGCCGCAGATATCGCCGCCCGCTTCATCGCCAAGCCAGCCGAGGTGCCCATCGGCGTCATGACCGCCCTGATCGGCATTCCCTTCTTCATTTACGTCGCACGAAAGGGGCTGGACAAAGGATGA
- a CDS encoding FecCD family ABC transporter permease has protein sequence MRGYLTLRPGKRFSSFHLHKKTIWVTAAAALLTFAAAVISLGMGEIKLSPLDVLKVLIGIGDEQSSLVVWQFRMPRIFVGFLVGAALAAAGAIMQGVVRNPLAAPDILGVSGGASVAAVAFLLFFETVSIKWLPPVAFLGATLIMFLLYALAWKKGVTPLRLVLIGVGLKIAASAVVTMLITFSPFLLQNKAILWLTGSIYGVSWSDARMILPWTVGLILLAALMARRVNIQQLGDDISKSLGSAVQRDRFFLLLICAALTGTAVSVGGEISFVALLAPHIAKQLVGPSFGHALPLSALIGAMIVLLADLVARVAFSPIDVPVGVFTSAVGAPFFIFLLYRNRHR, from the coding sequence ATGAGAGGCTACCTGACTTTGCGCCCCGGCAAGCGCTTTTCGTCTTTTCATTTGCATAAAAAAACAATCTGGGTGACAGCGGCCGCCGCTCTCCTCACCTTCGCCGCGGCTGTCATCAGTCTGGGCATGGGAGAGATCAAGCTCTCCCCCCTCGATGTCCTGAAGGTGCTGATCGGCATCGGCGACGAGCAGTCTTCTCTGGTCGTGTGGCAGTTCCGCATGCCGCGCATCTTCGTCGGCTTTCTGGTCGGAGCGGCTCTGGCCGCAGCCGGTGCCATCATGCAAGGGGTCGTGCGCAATCCCCTGGCCGCTCCGGACATCCTCGGCGTCTCCGGCGGCGCATCGGTAGCCGCTGTTGCCTTCCTGTTGTTCTTTGAAACGGTCAGTATCAAATGGCTGCCTCCCGTCGCTTTTCTGGGCGCTACCCTGATCATGTTCCTGCTGTACGCACTGGCTTGGAAAAAGGGAGTCACCCCGCTGCGGCTGGTGCTGATCGGTGTCGGTCTCAAGATCGCGGCCAGCGCTGTCGTGACCATGCTGATCACATTCAGTCCGTTCCTGCTGCAAAACAAGGCCATTCTCTGGCTGACCGGGAGCATCTACGGGGTGTCCTGGTCCGACGCGCGCATGATCCTGCCCTGGACGGTCGGTCTGATCCTCCTCGCCGCGCTAATGGCCAGACGGGTCAACATCCAGCAGCTCGGGGACGACATCTCCAAGAGCCTGGGAAGCGCCGTCCAGCGCGACCGCTTTTTCCTGCTTCTGATCTGCGCAGCGCTGACCGGGACAGCCGTCTCCGTGGGTGGAGAGATCAGCTTCGTCGCTCTCCTGGCGCCGCATATCGCCAAACAGCTGGTCGGCCCGTCCTTTGGCCATGCGCTGCCCTTGTCCGCGCTGATTGGCGCCATGATCGTGCTCTTGGCAGATTTGGTTGCCCGCGTGGCTTTTTCGCCGATTGACGTGCCTGTCGGTGTCTTTACATCCGCTGTCGGCGCACCGTTTTTCATCTTTTTGCTGTACAGAAACCGCCATCGGTAA
- a CDS encoding ABC transporter ATP-binding protein gives MHALETRELTLSYGERNIIESLNLAVPRGKITVFIGSNGCGKSTLLRSLARLLKPKEGAILLDGEAIAKRPTKEVAKRLAILPQGPVAPEGLTVLQLVKQGRYPHQSWLQQWSEEDEKMVKKALEATQLTSLADREVDSLSGGQRQRAWIAMTLAQGTETILLDEPTTYLDMSHQIEILDLLYELNQTEQRTIVMVLHDLNLACRYADHIVAVHDRSVVAEGHPHAIMTEELVRRVFQMDCQITRDPIYGTPMCIPFSKSRLAAKTSAAPQEEQKIAVHV, from the coding sequence GTGCATGCCCTGGAGACCCGAGAACTCACGCTGTCTTACGGAGAGCGGAATATTATTGAATCGCTCAATCTGGCCGTCCCCCGCGGCAAAATCACCGTCTTTATCGGCAGCAACGGCTGCGGGAAATCGACGCTGCTCCGCTCCCTCGCCCGTCTGCTGAAGCCCAAGGAAGGGGCGATTCTGCTGGACGGCGAAGCCATAGCCAAGCGTCCGACCAAGGAAGTAGCCAAACGGCTGGCGATCCTTCCCCAAGGGCCGGTCGCGCCGGAAGGCTTGACCGTGCTGCAGCTGGTCAAACAAGGACGCTATCCCCATCAAAGCTGGCTGCAGCAATGGTCGGAAGAGGACGAAAAGATGGTGAAAAAAGCGCTGGAGGCCACCCAGCTCACCTCCCTGGCCGACCGCGAAGTGGATTCGCTCTCCGGCGGCCAACGTCAGCGGGCTTGGATCGCCATGACCTTAGCCCAGGGGACGGAGACCATCCTGCTGGACGAACCGACTACCTACCTGGACATGTCGCACCAGATCGAGATTCTCGACCTGCTCTACGAATTGAACCAGACGGAGCAGCGGACGATTGTGATGGTGCTGCACGACCTGAACCTCGCCTGCCGCTACGCCGACCACATCGTCGCCGTACATGACCGCAGCGTGGTGGCGGAAGGACATCCGCATGCCATCATGACCGAGGAGCTCGTCCGCCGGGTCTTCCAGATGGACTGCCAGATTACCCGCGACCCCATTTACGGCACGCCGATGTGCATCCCGTTCAGCAAAAGCCGGTTGGCTGCAAAGACATCGGCCGCACCGCAAGAAGAGCAGAAAATCGCCGTGCATGTATAG
- the eno gene encoding phosphopyruvate hydratase — protein MAMITDVYAREIMDSRGNPTVEVEVYLEDGSMGRAAVPSGASTGAYEAVELRDGDKSRYLGKGVLKAVENVNEIIAPELIGMDAMDQVGVDMAMIQLDGTPNKAKLGANAILGVSMAVARAAAESAGVSLYNYLGGFNAKTLPVPMMNILNGGKHADNTVDIQEFMVMPVGAASFKEALRTGAEIFHALKKVLHDKGLSTAVGDEGGFAPNLKSNEEAITTILEAIKNAGYEPGKDVFLALDVAATEMYKDGSYHFEGEGVVKSTDEMIAFYEALVSKYPIISIEDGLSEDDWDGWKKLTDRLGSKVQLVGDDLFVTNTERLAQGIKTSTGNSILVKVNQIGTLTETFDAIEMAKRAGYTAVISHRSGETEDSTISDIAVATNAGQIKTGAPSRTDRVAKYNQLLRIEDELGDTGRFGGQAAFYNLKK, from the coding sequence ATGGCAATGATCACGGATGTATACGCACGCGAAATCATGGACTCCCGCGGAAATCCCACTGTCGAGGTGGAAGTGTATCTCGAGGACGGTTCGATGGGCCGTGCGGCGGTTCCGTCGGGCGCCTCTACCGGTGCATATGAAGCGGTGGAGCTTCGCGACGGCGACAAGTCCCGCTACCTGGGCAAAGGCGTACTGAAGGCAGTAGAAAATGTAAACGAAATCATCGCACCTGAGCTGATCGGCATGGATGCCATGGATCAAGTAGGCGTCGACATGGCGATGATCCAACTGGACGGCACGCCAAACAAAGCAAAGCTGGGGGCAAACGCGATCCTCGGCGTCTCGATGGCTGTCGCTCGCGCGGCGGCTGAGTCTGCGGGCGTTTCCCTGTACAACTACCTGGGCGGCTTCAATGCAAAAACGCTCCCTGTTCCGATGATGAACATCCTGAACGGCGGCAAGCACGCAGACAACACCGTGGACATCCAGGAATTCATGGTCATGCCTGTGGGAGCGGCTTCGTTCAAAGAAGCGCTGCGCACCGGAGCGGAAATTTTCCATGCGCTGAAAAAAGTATTGCACGACAAAGGCTTGAGCACGGCTGTCGGCGATGAGGGCGGCTTCGCGCCTAACCTGAAGTCCAACGAAGAAGCGATCACCACGATTCTGGAAGCGATCAAAAATGCAGGCTACGAGCCGGGCAAAGACGTATTCCTGGCCCTCGACGTGGCCGCTACGGAAATGTACAAGGACGGCAGCTACCACTTCGAAGGCGAAGGCGTCGTGAAGAGCACCGATGAAATGATCGCCTTCTACGAGGCGCTCGTCAGCAAGTACCCGATCATCTCCATCGAAGACGGCCTCTCCGAAGACGACTGGGACGGCTGGAAGAAGCTGACGGATCGACTGGGTAGCAAAGTGCAGCTCGTCGGCGACGACCTGTTCGTAACCAACACCGAGCGTCTGGCACAAGGCATCAAGACCTCGACAGGCAACTCCATTCTGGTGAAAGTAAACCAGATCGGGACGCTGACCGAGACTTTCGACGCGATCGAGATGGCCAAACGCGCCGGCTATACGGCTGTCATCTCCCACCGTTCCGGCGAGACGGAGGACTCCACCATCTCCGATATCGCGGTGGCGACCAATGCAGGTCAAATCAAGACAGGCGCACCTTCCCGCACCGACCGTGTCGCGAAGTACAACCAGCTCCTGCGCATTGAGGATGAGCTGGGCGATACCGGGCGCTTTGGCGGCCAGGCTGCATTCTACAACCTGAAGAAATAA
- the gpmI gene encoding 2,3-bisphosphoglycerate-independent phosphoglycerate mutase: MTQRPKPVALIILDGFALRDEQYGNAVAQAKKPHFDRYWNQYPHATLEASGLAVGLPEGQMGNSEVGHLNIGAGRVVYQDLTRITKSIREGDFFENETLVGAFQHAKANDKQVHLFGLLSDGGVHSHIQHLFAILDLAKRQGVSRVFIHGFLDGRDVAPDSAVGYIEELQAKIAELGVGRIATVQGRYYAMDRDKRWERIEKAYRAMVYGDAPAYTDPIQAVKESYEKSIMDEFVMPTVIVDEQGQPVSTIQSGDSIIFFNFRPDRAIQISQAFTNEDFRGFDRGEARPRDLYFVCLTHFSETVDGYVAYKPSNLDNTLGEVLSQNGLRQLRIAETEKYPHVTFFFSGGREQEFPGETRILIPSPKVATYDLQPEMSAPGVTEAVLREIEADHFDAIILNFANCDMVGHSGKMEPTIQAVETVDACLGKVVDAILAKGGAAIITADHGNADLMLDEAGRPITSHSTYPVPVIVTREGVTLREDGVLADLSPTVLHLLGVAQPAEMTGRTLIAGEGKQ, encoded by the coding sequence ATGACACAACGTCCAAAACCGGTGGCGCTCATCATTCTGGATGGGTTTGCGCTGCGGGATGAGCAGTATGGAAATGCGGTGGCACAGGCGAAAAAGCCCCATTTCGACCGCTATTGGAATCAGTACCCTCATGCGACGCTGGAGGCGAGCGGACTGGCGGTCGGGCTGCCGGAGGGGCAGATGGGCAATTCCGAGGTGGGCCACCTGAATATCGGCGCGGGGCGTGTGGTTTATCAGGATTTGACCCGGATCACGAAATCGATCCGGGAAGGCGACTTTTTCGAGAACGAGACGCTCGTCGGCGCCTTCCAGCATGCCAAGGCGAATGACAAGCAGGTGCATCTGTTCGGACTTCTGTCCGATGGCGGCGTGCACAGCCATATCCAGCACCTGTTTGCGATTCTCGATCTGGCCAAACGGCAGGGAGTCAGCCGCGTCTTTATCCACGGCTTCCTGGACGGGCGCGACGTCGCGCCGGACAGCGCCGTCGGCTATATCGAGGAGCTGCAGGCGAAAATCGCCGAGCTCGGCGTCGGCCGGATCGCCACCGTCCAAGGCCGCTATTACGCGATGGACCGGGACAAGCGCTGGGAGCGGATCGAAAAGGCATACCGGGCGATGGTATACGGGGACGCTCCTGCCTACACGGATCCGATCCAGGCGGTCAAGGAATCGTACGAAAAGTCGATTATGGACGAATTCGTAATGCCGACCGTTATCGTGGACGAACAGGGGCAGCCGGTATCGACGATCCAGAGCGGCGATTCGATCATCTTTTTCAACTTCCGCCCGGACCGCGCGATCCAGATCTCCCAGGCGTTTACCAATGAGGATTTCCGCGGTTTCGACCGGGGCGAAGCCCGTCCGCGCGATCTCTATTTCGTCTGTCTCACCCATTTTTCAGAAACGGTCGACGGCTATGTGGCCTACAAGCCGAGCAACCTGGACAATACACTGGGCGAAGTGCTCTCGCAAAACGGCCTGCGCCAGCTGCGAATCGCCGAGACGGAGAAATACCCGCATGTCACCTTCTTTTTCAGCGGCGGCCGCGAGCAGGAATTCCCGGGTGAGACCCGCATCCTGATCCCGTCCCCCAAGGTAGCGACCTATGATTTGCAGCCGGAGATGAGCGCGCCGGGGGTAACCGAAGCCGTGCTGAGAGAGATCGAGGCCGACCATTTTGATGCGATCATCCTCAATTTTGCCAACTGCGACATGGTCGGTCACTCGGGTAAAATGGAGCCGACGATCCAGGCAGTGGAGACGGTGGACGCATGCTTGGGCAAAGTGGTGGACGCCATCCTCGCCAAAGGCGGCGCGGCCATTATCACAGCGGACCACGGCAATGCCGATCTGATGCTGGACGAGGCGGGACGCCCGATTACCTCGCACAGCACGTATCCGGTGCCGGTGATCGTCACCCGCGAAGGCGTCACCCTGCGGGAAGACGGCGTGCTGGCTGACTTGTCTCCGACCGTTCTCCATCTGCTGGGCGTAGCGCAGCCGGCGGAGATGACCGGACGGACGCTGATCGCGGGAGAAGGCAAGCAGTGA
- the tpiA gene encoding triose-phosphate isomerase yields the protein MRTPIVAGNWKMFKTIAEAKQFAEAVKQQEEVEGVEQVVCAPFTALPALAEALQGTGIALGAQNMHFEEQGAFTGEISPLMLKELGVKYVIIGHSERRQYFHETDESVNKKTRAALKHGLRPIVCVGESLEEREAGETAAVVGKQTKAALAGADTAQLADVVIAYEPIWAIGTGKSSTAADANETIAVIRRVIAEDFGEAAASVVRIQYGGSVKPDNIASFMAEPDIDGALVGGASLTADSFRGLVLGAR from the coding sequence CTGAGAACCCCAATCGTGGCAGGAAACTGGAAAATGTTTAAAACCATTGCGGAAGCCAAGCAATTTGCGGAAGCCGTGAAGCAGCAGGAAGAGGTGGAAGGCGTCGAGCAGGTCGTCTGTGCGCCGTTCACTGCCCTGCCTGCTTTGGCCGAGGCGCTGCAGGGCACAGGAATAGCCCTGGGCGCGCAGAACATGCATTTTGAAGAGCAAGGCGCATTTACCGGCGAGATCAGTCCGCTGATGCTGAAGGAGCTGGGCGTGAAGTACGTGATCATCGGCCACTCGGAGCGGCGCCAGTATTTCCATGAAACGGATGAGAGCGTCAATAAAAAGACACGGGCTGCCCTCAAGCACGGTCTTCGGCCGATCGTCTGCGTCGGAGAAAGCCTGGAGGAGAGGGAAGCGGGCGAGACGGCAGCAGTCGTCGGCAAGCAGACAAAAGCGGCGCTCGCCGGCGCAGATACAGCGCAGCTCGCCGATGTCGTCATCGCTTACGAACCCATCTGGGCGATCGGGACTGGCAAGTCCTCTACCGCAGCGGATGCCAACGAGACGATCGCAGTGATCCGCCGCGTGATCGCCGAGGACTTCGGAGAAGCGGCGGCGTCGGTGGTGCGGATTCAGTACGGGGGCAGCGTAAAGCCGGATAACATCGCCAGTTTTATGGCCGAGCCGGACATTGACGGTGCGCTGGTCGGCGGTGCCAGCCTGACGGCGGACAGCTTTCGCGGGCTGGTCCTAGGCGCTCGATAG
- a CDS encoding phosphoglycerate kinase: MNKKSIRDIDLAGKRVFCRVDFNVPMQDGVITDDTRIRAAVPTIRFLLEAGAKVILASHFGRPKGQVVEEMRLTPAAEHLSGLLGKEVKKLDDSVGPEVEAAVSAMQNGDVILLENVRFHAGEEKNDPALAKSFANLADLFVNDAFGAAHRAHASTAGIAEYIPAVAGLLMEKEIRFLGGALSSPERPFTAIVGGAKVKDKIAVIENLLTKVDHLIIGGGMANTFLKAQGYAIGASLCEDDKLDLARELMAQAKERGVQLLMPVDVVVADRFAADAEKKTVAVDAIPDGWMALDIGPKTVELYHQVIVDSKTVVWNGPMGVFEMDAFAAGTIGVAKAMEACQGTTIIGGGDSVAAVEKAGVAEKMTHISTGGGASLEFMEGKELPGVAVLQDNE, encoded by the coding sequence ATGAACAAGAAGTCTATCCGCGATATCGATCTGGCAGGCAAACGGGTATTTTGCCGCGTCGATTTTAATGTGCCGATGCAGGACGGCGTAATTACGGACGATACACGGATTCGTGCAGCTGTGCCGACCATTCGGTTTTTGCTGGAGGCAGGGGCCAAAGTGATTTTGGCCAGCCACTTCGGCCGTCCCAAAGGACAAGTGGTCGAGGAAATGAGGCTGACGCCGGCGGCGGAGCATCTCTCCGGTTTACTGGGCAAGGAGGTCAAAAAACTGGATGATTCGGTCGGCCCCGAAGTGGAGGCGGCTGTTTCTGCGATGCAGAACGGCGATGTGATTCTGCTCGAAAACGTTCGTTTCCACGCAGGCGAAGAAAAGAACGATCCTGCACTCGCAAAAAGCTTTGCCAATCTGGCGGATCTGTTTGTCAACGACGCGTTTGGCGCGGCACACCGGGCGCATGCGTCGACGGCAGGCATCGCCGAATACATACCGGCTGTGGCCGGCCTTTTGATGGAAAAGGAAATTCGCTTCCTCGGCGGCGCTCTGTCCAGCCCGGAGCGCCCCTTTACGGCCATCGTCGGCGGCGCCAAGGTAAAGGATAAAATCGCGGTCATCGAAAACCTTTTGACCAAAGTGGACCACCTGATCATCGGGGGAGGAATGGCCAATACCTTCCTCAAGGCGCAGGGCTATGCCATCGGCGCTTCCCTCTGCGAGGACGACAAGCTGGATCTGGCCCGTGAGCTGATGGCCCAGGCCAAAGAGCGGGGCGTGCAACTCCTGATGCCGGTTGACGTGGTCGTGGCGGACCGCTTCGCGGCAGATGCGGAGAAAAAGACCGTCGCCGTGGATGCGATCCCGGATGGCTGGATGGCGCTCGACATCGGCCCGAAAACGGTGGAGCTGTATCATCAGGTAATCGTCGATTCCAAGACCGTCGTCTGGAACGGACCGATGGGCGTATTCGAGATGGATGCCTTTGCGGCCGGCACGATCGGGGTAGCCAAAGCGATGGAAGCCTGCCAGGGTACGACGATCATCGGCGGCGGCGATTCCGTCGCGGCTGTGGAGAAAGCAGGCGTGGCCGAGAAGATGACGCATATTTCGACAGGCGGCGGCGCATCCCTGGAGTTCATGGAAGGCAAGGAACTGCCGGGCGTCGCTGTACTGCAGGATAACGAATAG
- the gap gene encoding type I glyceraldehyde-3-phosphate dehydrogenase yields the protein MVKVGINGFGRIGRNVFRAALNNPHVEIVAVNDLTDAATLAHLLKYDSVHGVLPVEVEARENTLIVDGKEVKVLAERDPANLKWADYGVEIVVESTGRFTKREDAAKHLEGGAKKVIISAPATNEDITIVMGVNEDKYDADKHTVISNASCTTNCLAPFAKVLNDKFGIVRGLMTTVHSYTNDQQILDLPHKDLRRARAAAENIIPTSTGAAKAVALVLPELKGKLNGFAMRVPTPNVSVVDLVAELKQDVTVEEVNGALKEAAEGPLKGILGYSELPLVSSDYNGNPDSSTIDALSTMVLEGNMVKVVSWYDNEWGYSNRVVDLCHYVAQRGL from the coding sequence ATGGTAAAAGTAGGGATTAACGGATTTGGACGGATTGGCCGCAATGTATTCCGCGCAGCACTGAACAACCCCCATGTGGAAATTGTGGCGGTCAATGACCTGACGGATGCAGCTACACTGGCGCATCTTTTGAAATACGACTCGGTTCACGGCGTGCTTCCGGTGGAAGTCGAAGCCAGAGAGAATACATTGATTGTGGACGGCAAGGAAGTCAAGGTGCTGGCTGAGCGCGACCCGGCCAACCTGAAATGGGCGGACTATGGCGTAGAGATCGTCGTGGAATCCACAGGCCGCTTCACCAAGCGCGAGGATGCAGCCAAACACCTGGAGGGCGGCGCGAAAAAGGTGATCATCTCCGCACCGGCGACCAACGAGGACATCACGATCGTCATGGGTGTAAACGAGGACAAATACGACGCCGACAAGCACACCGTCATCTCCAATGCCTCCTGCACCACCAACTGTCTGGCGCCGTTCGCCAAGGTGCTGAATGATAAATTCGGCATCGTCCGCGGACTGATGACGACGGTACACTCTTACACCAATGACCAGCAAATCCTCGACTTGCCGCATAAAGATTTGCGCCGTGCGCGCGCAGCGGCGGAAAACATCATCCCGACATCGACCGGTGCGGCAAAAGCCGTCGCTTTGGTCCTGCCGGAGCTGAAGGGCAAGCTGAACGGCTTTGCGATGCGCGTGCCGACGCCGAACGTTTCGGTGGTCGACCTGGTGGCCGAACTGAAACAGGACGTGACTGTCGAGGAAGTAAACGGCGCGCTGAAAGAAGCGGCGGAAGGCCCGCTGAAAGGAATTCTCGGCTACTCGGAACTGCCGCTCGTCTCCTCCGACTACAACGGCAATCCGGACTCCTCCACCATCGACGCCCTGTCCACGATGGTGCTCGAAGGAAACATGGTAAAAGTCGTTTCCTGGTACGACAACGAGTGGGGATATTCGAATCGCGTCGTAGACTTGTGCCATTATGTTGCACAGCGCGGCTTGTAA